A genomic segment from Truepera sp. encodes:
- a CDS encoding metallophosphoesterase has translation MRLFAIADPHLSRARPKPMDIFGPGWAGHPQAFFEGWRETVGEEDLVLVPGDISWAMRLDEAMLDLQDLADLPGKKILLRGNHDYWWPSISRLRSALPAGMWALQNDAMEVGGVVVAGTRGWVCPGSPGFTPQDQKIYDREVERLRLSLAHAAKLEGRYRVVMLHFPPTNSRLQPNELTGLIEEAAPDALVFGHVHGEQPEGIIRNLGAVAVHFVAADALKFRPRLVADLGVPGAVAAPGARA, from the coding sequence ATGCGCCTGTTCGCTATCGCCGACCCCCACCTCTCACGCGCCCGGCCCAAGCCGATGGACATCTTCGGTCCGGGCTGGGCCGGCCACCCGCAGGCCTTCTTCGAGGGCTGGCGGGAGACGGTCGGCGAGGAAGACCTCGTCCTGGTGCCCGGAGACATCTCGTGGGCCATGCGCCTCGACGAGGCCATGCTCGACCTGCAGGACCTGGCCGACCTGCCCGGCAAGAAGATCCTGCTACGCGGCAACCACGATTACTGGTGGCCCTCGATCAGCCGGCTCCGCAGCGCGCTCCCCGCTGGGATGTGGGCACTGCAGAACGACGCCATGGAGGTCGGGGGCGTGGTGGTGGCCGGCACCCGCGGCTGGGTCTGCCCCGGCAGCCCCGGCTTCACGCCGCAAGACCAGAAGATCTACGACCGCGAGGTCGAGCGCCTGCGCCTGTCGCTGGCTCACGCCGCCAAGCTCGAAGGAAGGTACCGCGTGGTGATGCTGCACTTTCCACCCACCAACTCCCGCCTCCAGCCCAACGAACTCACGGGACTGATCGAGGAGGCGGCGCCCGACGCGCTCGTTTTCGGCCACGTACATGGCGAGCAGCCCGAAGGCATCATCCGCAACCTGGGCGCCGTCGCGGTGCACTTCGTGGCCGCCGACGCCCTCAAGTTCCGGCCGCGTCTCGTGGCCGACCTGGGCGTCCCAGGCGCCGTAGCGGCGCCTGGCGCACGAGCGTGA
- a CDS encoding acetate/propionate family kinase, translating to MSSPLPAGGPAQQILVVNAGSSSLKTKLWPSGESLQVERIGGPSTVTASFALLERLRLERHDAAFEFALDMYRRFVPGFAPRVVGHRVVHGGTRFVRATIVTAEVEEAIAELAALAPLHNPGNLAALRAARRAMPDVPHVAVFDTAFHARLPRHAYLYGLPLEYAYARGVRRYGFHGPSHDYVSRRAALLLGKRRAELRIVTLHLGNGASAAAVDRGVSVDTTMGFTPMEGLLMGTRSGDIDPGIVLYLLRNGLSTEQVDTLLNSESGLKGMSGISNDLRDVTAAAEAGEEGASAALEVFAYRIRKTIGAFAAAMGGLDAVVFTGGVGENSSWARSASLSGLGFLGITVDEERNARADSRISADGSGVSVLVVKTDEELMIANAARAAVNGHGDEEN from the coding sequence GTGAGCAGCCCGTTGCCCGCCGGCGGCCCCGCCCAGCAGATCCTCGTCGTCAACGCCGGTAGCTCGAGCCTGAAGACCAAGTTGTGGCCCTCAGGGGAGTCGCTGCAGGTGGAGCGGATCGGTGGGCCGAGCACCGTCACGGCGTCGTTCGCGCTGCTGGAGCGGCTCCGCCTGGAGCGCCACGACGCGGCCTTCGAGTTCGCGCTGGACATGTATAGGCGCTTCGTTCCGGGGTTCGCACCGCGAGTCGTCGGGCACCGCGTCGTTCACGGTGGCACGCGGTTCGTGAGGGCGACCATCGTCACGGCGGAGGTGGAGGAGGCGATCGCCGAACTGGCCGCCCTGGCGCCGCTGCACAACCCCGGCAACCTGGCGGCGCTGCGGGCCGCGCGCCGCGCCATGCCCGACGTGCCCCACGTGGCGGTATTCGACACGGCCTTTCACGCGAGACTGCCGCGTCACGCATACCTCTACGGGCTGCCGCTCGAGTACGCGTACGCCCGCGGCGTCCGTCGTTACGGTTTCCACGGACCCAGCCACGACTACGTCTCGCGCCGCGCCGCCCTACTCCTCGGCAAGCGCCGCGCCGAACTCCGTATCGTCACGCTCCACCTGGGCAACGGCGCCAGTGCGGCGGCGGTGGACAGGGGCGTGTCGGTAGACACGACCATGGGCTTCACACCCATGGAGGGCCTGCTGATGGGTACCCGCAGCGGAGACATAGACCCCGGCATAGTGCTCTATCTGCTGCGCAACGGGCTGAGCACCGAGCAGGTCGACACGCTGCTCAACAGCGAATCGGGGCTCAAGGGCATGTCGGGCATCTCGAACGACCTGCGCGACGTGACGGCCGCGGCTGAGGCGGGCGAAGAGGGGGCCTCCGCGGCGCTGGAAGTGTTCGCTTATCGTATCCGCAAGACCATCGGCGCGTTCGCGGCCGCCATGGGCGGGCTCGACGCGGTCGTCTTCACCGGCGGGGTCGGGGAGAACTCGTCGTGGGCGCGCTCGGCCTCGTTGAGCGGACTGGGCTTCTTGGGCATCACCGTCGACGAGGAACGCAACGCCCGTGCCGACTCGCGCATCAGCGCCGACGGGTCGGGCGTGTCAGTGCTCGTCGTGAAGACCGACGAGGAACTCATGATCGCGAACGCCGCGCGGGCCGCAGTCAACGGTCACGGCGACGAGGAGAACTGA
- a CDS encoding ROK family protein, with protein MVTLGLDLGGTKILTAAVEGGKVLDSVRVDTPQTGFEDVVAALVGTAKELLARGHEVAGAGIGSPGPMDRSRRRILFAPNIAGMRDAPLVDELERSLKMTVVLENDANAAGYAEHLYGAARELDSSIYVTISTGIGGGIFIGDRVVRGANSLAGEIGHMTMLVGGPMGGDGHTGSLEAIAAGRSMARDATYAYGVEMDTRELFKRARAGEPKALGIIENAAFFTGIGLANLVKIIDPEGFVLGGGITRVGEYYLGKVRAAAEHYLEGYPLPLFRTASLGGDAGVIGAAAVAARELAGHA; from the coding sequence ATGGTGACTTTAGGACTCGACCTTGGCGGAACGAAGATCCTCACGGCGGCCGTCGAGGGGGGCAAGGTGCTCGATTCGGTGAGGGTCGACACGCCGCAAACCGGCTTTGAGGACGTCGTTGCCGCCCTCGTCGGTACCGCCAAGGAGTTGCTGGCGCGCGGCCACGAGGTGGCGGGCGCCGGCATCGGCTCGCCGGGTCCCATGGACCGCTCACGGCGGCGGATACTCTTCGCCCCCAACATCGCCGGCATGCGCGACGCCCCGCTGGTGGACGAACTGGAGCGGAGCCTGAAGATGACGGTCGTGCTCGAGAACGACGCGAACGCGGCGGGTTACGCGGAGCACCTTTACGGGGCCGCCCGCGAGCTCGATTCGAGCATCTACGTCACCATCTCCACCGGCATAGGCGGCGGCATCTTCATAGGCGACCGCGTCGTGAGGGGCGCCAACAGCCTGGCAGGGGAGATCGGCCACATGACCATGCTGGTCGGGGGTCCCATGGGGGGCGACGGTCACACCGGCAGCCTGGAGGCCATCGCGGCCGGGCGTTCCATGGCGCGTGACGCCACGTACGCCTACGGGGTGGAGATGGACACGCGAGAACTCTTCAAGCGCGCTCGCGCCGGGGAGCCCAAGGCCCTCGGCATCATCGAGAACGCGGCGTTCTTCACGGGCATCGGGCTCGCCAACCTGGTCAAGATCATCGACCCGGAGGGCTTCGTGCTGGGCGGCGGCATCACGCGCGTGGGCGAGTATTACCTCGGCAAGGTGCGCGCAGCGGCCGAGCATTACCTCGAAGGCTATCCCCTTCCGCTGTTCAGGACGGCCAGCCTCGGGGGCGACGCAGGCGTCATCGGCGCCGCGGCGGTGGCGGCCAGGGAACTCGCGGGGCACGCATGA
- a CDS encoding DUF5698 domain-containing protein yields MSETVSLVLAALLIFSLRIVDVSLGTLRIGFLVRGQRRLAGLFGFFESLVWLIAAAQVLANLDSPVKFLAYAAGYATGTMLGVSVERWLAIGESIVRVVTPIDTPPVEDSLRSAGHYVTLLNARGRDGDVSVAFSVIPRRKIPEVLKLLQEVNPSAFVTFETTTPVQAVPAQRIRK; encoded by the coding sequence ATGAGCGAAACCGTGAGCCTGGTGCTGGCGGCCCTGCTGATCTTCTCGCTTCGCATAGTGGACGTGTCGCTCGGGACGCTGCGCATCGGCTTCCTCGTCCGTGGCCAGAGGCGCTTGGCGGGCCTCTTCGGCTTCTTCGAGTCGCTCGTGTGGCTGATCGCGGCCGCACAGGTCCTGGCGAACCTGGACTCGCCCGTCAAGTTCCTCGCCTACGCGGCCGGTTACGCCACGGGCACCATGCTCGGCGTGAGCGTCGAGCGGTGGCTGGCCATCGGGGAATCGATCGTCCGGGTGGTCACGCCCATCGATACCCCTCCCGTCGAGGACAGCCTGCGCAGCGCAGGCCACTACGTCACACTGCTGAACGCGCGAGGGCGCGACGGCGACGTGAGCGTCGCGTTCTCGGTCATCCCACGCCGCAAGATCCCTGAGGTGCTCAAGCTGCTGCAAGAGGTGAACCCGTCCGCGTTCGTGACCTTCGAGACGACCACGCCGGTGCAAGCCGTGCCGGCGCAGCGGATCCGCAAGTAG
- a CDS encoding PASTA domain-containing protein translates to MSTASATTNPAPSRRAWGWLLVSGLVLLVLAAFVVLDASRYFAVGEEVLPDLVGMQYEAATKVLRSHGFEPVAFVEHVEGVAAGTVTSQSPQAGAIVKRLRSIHLGVNTPPAAAVLPDLSGMTERTAVARASELNLPLGTTEYQHSDRTAGTVIGQAPAGGQRLAEGGTLSLVVSSGPERAAVELPDLLGTDLDAAVQQLQRLGFGRVETLASSVSFDRPRAVVAMEPPAGAAVPPGTPVLLHYSLSTATAIQVPDVVGMPQWRAQLALTAAQLRVGTVTYVTDPEQPEGVIAAQPDGYTVPGTPVFLTVNGAPPANAFPDLFPTGPQTGPDLRTPVRPSPAPGGADSAADGSRLVPFTFDPTNMGVKRLLDRPYQLKLVVTDDEGERVVLDRRVGAGQSVTTSVLVHGQEAMLQTFIDDVFFQAWRP, encoded by the coding sequence GTGAGCACGGCCTCCGCGACCACGAATCCGGCCCCCAGCCGCCGCGCTTGGGGCTGGCTACTGGTTTCCGGGCTCGTGCTGCTGGTCCTCGCCGCCTTCGTGGTGCTCGACGCATCGCGCTACTTCGCGGTGGGCGAGGAGGTGCTTCCCGATCTGGTCGGCATGCAGTACGAAGCGGCCACCAAGGTCTTGCGCTCGCACGGCTTCGAGCCGGTGGCGTTCGTGGAACATGTCGAGGGCGTAGCGGCGGGTACGGTCACCTCCCAGTCGCCCCAGGCCGGGGCCATAGTCAAGCGCCTGCGGTCCATCCACCTGGGGGTCAACACTCCCCCCGCAGCGGCAGTGCTCCCCGACCTCAGCGGCATGACGGAGAGGACCGCCGTAGCGCGCGCGTCCGAGTTGAACCTCCCACTGGGCACGACGGAGTATCAGCACAGCGATAGGACCGCCGGCACCGTCATCGGCCAAGCACCGGCCGGAGGGCAGCGCCTAGCCGAGGGCGGGACCCTGAGCCTCGTGGTCAGCTCGGGGCCGGAGCGTGCCGCGGTGGAACTCCCGGACTTGCTCGGAACCGACCTCGATGCCGCCGTGCAGCAGCTTCAGCGACTGGGTTTCGGCAGGGTGGAGACGCTGGCCTCGAGCGTGTCGTTCGATCGGCCACGGGCCGTGGTGGCGATGGAGCCCCCCGCGGGCGCAGCGGTGCCGCCGGGCACGCCGGTGCTGCTTCACTACTCGCTGTCTACCGCCACCGCCATCCAGGTGCCGGACGTGGTGGGCATGCCACAGTGGCGCGCGCAGCTCGCGCTGACGGCGGCGCAGCTGAGGGTGGGTACCGTCACTTACGTGACCGATCCGGAGCAGCCCGAGGGTGTGATAGCCGCCCAGCCCGACGGCTACACGGTGCCGGGCACCCCGGTATTCCTTACCGTCAACGGCGCTCCTCCCGCCAACGCGTTTCCCGACCTGTTCCCCACGGGCCCACAGACCGGGCCCGACCTGAGGACGCCCGTTCGTCCCTCGCCGGCGCCGGGTGGCGCCGACTCGGCGGCGGACGGCAGCCGCCTCGTGCCCTTCACGTTCGACCCCACCAACATGGGTGTCAAGCGCCTTCTCGATCGGCCCTACCAACTGAAGCTCGTGGTGACCGACGACGAGGGTGAGCGGGTGGTGCTCGACAGGCGCGTGGGTGCGGGGCAGAGCGTCACCACCTCCGTGCTCGTTCACGGCCAGGAAGCCATGCTCCAAACGTTCATAGACGACGTGTTCTTCCAGGCGTGGCGCCCCTGA
- a CDS encoding E3 binding domain-containing protein codes for MSQPDISNLARRLAEQNNVAWQSLKGTGPDGRVVERDVLDYLARVMAGEEAVDPTPEPLPEGMEAWTEVGADSVGNYSRAVTPQESVSSGASGGEVAAEAAAQVAELGDDVFLFDDDDDDVEAPAGFGAGETEDGGDVRVEQDGFPSEPISVHDEGLVTPDLDDDLLLVSDDDLDEGAPGDEPSIPAGEVPGDSPFATAGAEADETAEPSEALHDYSDGGAQVDAPEEPAPAWGGSELRLDSEPYEPVPLDAPDLWEDGEVQDGSSVGAAMFEPGGSAAAQEPAPAGSELSGEQLGTDVSVPSAEVSEFEAHMPSAEVSESEDHVPSAEVFEAEDPAPSAASFEPDDPATAPETLEAGEFSAAGTAAAGDEGPYGTTGVGEPWSEPLDQTEVETFDELGVGEADLDAREQVAPALPLVHTPNLLRRNVDLSALAAAQLAAGLELGQDGPLSVAPFLVRAAAKAAHDVGLTGGEVALAEIQAGIMLRRVDGAASMAFVELVRELEGAGMEEDEVALVAVDLSMLDVDEAFLDVGAPSVTLGRILYDSEVGGYRSTLALTGSLPLDQGARLLARVAELLTSPVRLLV; via the coding sequence GTGAGCCAACCCGATATCTCGAACCTCGCCCGACGCCTCGCCGAACAGAACAACGTCGCCTGGCAGAGCCTGAAGGGTACGGGTCCCGACGGTCGCGTTGTGGAACGCGACGTCCTCGATTACCTCGCCCGAGTGATGGCGGGGGAGGAGGCGGTAGACCCCACCCCGGAGCCACTGCCGGAGGGCATGGAGGCCTGGACTGAAGTAGGGGCCGACTCCGTGGGCAACTACTCGAGGGCGGTCACGCCGCAGGAGAGCGTGTCCAGCGGAGCGTCCGGCGGCGAGGTTGCTGCCGAGGCGGCGGCGCAGGTCGCCGAGTTGGGCGACGACGTGTTCCTCTTCGACGACGATGACGACGACGTCGAGGCGCCCGCCGGGTTCGGTGCGGGTGAGACGGAGGACGGCGGGGACGTGCGAGTAGAGCAGGACGGTTTCCCCTCCGAACCCATCAGCGTTCACGACGAAGGGCTCGTGACCCCGGACCTGGACGACGACCTGCTGTTGGTGTCGGATGACGACCTGGACGAAGGCGCGCCGGGCGACGAGCCGTCCATCCCGGCGGGCGAAGTACCGGGCGACTCTCCGTTTGCTACGGCTGGCGCCGAGGCCGACGAGACTGCCGAGCCAAGCGAAGCCCTTCACGACTACTCGGATGGGGGCGCCCAGGTGGATGCGCCGGAGGAGCCGGCTCCCGCCTGGGGCGGCAGCGAACTGCGGCTCGACTCCGAACCTTACGAGCCGGTCCCGCTCGACGCCCCCGACCTGTGGGAGGACGGCGAGGTGCAGGACGGGTCCAGCGTTGGTGCCGCCATGTTCGAGCCCGGAGGCTCGGCTGCAGCCCAGGAGCCGGCGCCCGCAGGCTCGGAGCTGAGCGGTGAGCAGTTGGGGACCGACGTTTCGGTGCCTAGTGCCGAGGTGTCGGAGTTCGAAGCCCACATGCCGAGCGCCGAGGTGTCCGAGTCCGAGGATCACGTGCCGAGTGCCGAGGTGTTCGAGGCCGAGGATCCGGCGCCGAGCGCTGCGTCGTTCGAGCCCGACGACCCGGCCACGGCCCCTGAAACGCTTGAGGCCGGCGAGTTCTCCGCCGCCGGCACCGCGGCCGCCGGCGACGAAGGTCCGTACGGCACCACCGGGGTCGGCGAGCCTTGGAGCGAACCGCTCGACCAGACAGAAGTCGAGACGTTCGACGAGCTGGGCGTGGGGGAGGCCGATCTCGACGCGCGAGAGCAGGTTGCCCCGGCACTGCCACTCGTCCACACTCCCAACCTGCTGCGGCGGAACGTCGACCTGAGCGCCCTGGCCGCCGCGCAGCTGGCGGCGGGCCTGGAACTCGGACAGGACGGGCCGCTGAGCGTGGCGCCCTTCCTCGTACGTGCGGCGGCCAAGGCGGCGCATGACGTTGGCCTGACCGGCGGTGAGGTCGCCCTGGCGGAGATCCAGGCGGGCATCATGCTCCGGCGCGTGGACGGAGCCGCGAGCATGGCGTTCGTCGAACTGGTGCGAGAGCTCGAAGGCGCCGGCATGGAAGAGGACGAGGTGGCGCTGGTCGCCGTCGACCTCAGCATGCTGGACGTCGACGAGGCGTTCCTCGACGTCGGGGCCCCGAGCGTGACGCTAGGGCGGATACTCTACGATTCCGAGGTTGGCGGCTACCGCAGCACCCTCGCCCTCACGGGCAGCCTGCCGTTGGATCAGGGAGCGCGCCTACTGGCCCGCGTGGCCGAACTACTCACGTCCCCAGTGAGATTGCTGGTCTGA
- a CDS encoding PspC domain-containing protein, with the protein MPTLRPDGLTHDQRRARRPATDKPLRRSREHRLIGGVCGGIAEFVNADPRTVRFVYLLSALPSLGFTLVGYFLLWLLIPGAPAGSTAESAEAAG; encoded by the coding sequence GTGCCAACGTTGAGACCAGACGGGCTCACACACGACCAGCGCCGCGCCCGGCGCCCGGCGACCGACAAGCCGTTGAGACGCAGCCGCGAGCACCGCTTGATCGGCGGAGTATGCGGGGGCATCGCGGAGTTCGTGAACGCCGATCCGCGCACGGTCAGGTTTGTCTACTTGCTCTCGGCATTGCCGTCCTTGGGCTTCACGCTCGTCGGCTACTTCCTGCTCTGGCTACTGATCCCCGGCGCGCCGGCCGGCAGCACCGCGGAGTCGGCCGAAGCGGCGGGCTGA
- a CDS encoding UbiX family flavin prenyltransferase yields MTSDTGTQLPEPGRPRRVIVGVSGASGMLYALDMLRTLKRLGVPTALVISGGAKRVLPTELDGGAQALIEQADLVLKDSDVGASIASGSHPTLGMVVVPCSAGTLARVAHGHADTLITRAAHVTLKERRPLVLVVREAPYSRPMLINMLAAHDAGAVILPAAPGFYHRPGSLVELVGGITSRALDRLGIDNDRAPRWGSDDP; encoded by the coding sequence GTGACAAGCGACACGGGGACCCAGCTGCCGGAACCCGGCCGGCCGCGGCGCGTGATCGTCGGCGTCAGCGGCGCCAGCGGCATGTTGTACGCGCTCGACATGCTGCGCACGCTGAAACGCCTAGGCGTGCCTACGGCACTGGTGATAAGCGGCGGCGCCAAGCGCGTGCTGCCGACCGAGCTCGACGGCGGCGCGCAGGCGCTCATCGAGCAGGCGGACCTCGTTCTCAAGGACTCCGACGTGGGCGCGTCGATAGCTTCGGGCAGCCACCCTACGCTTGGCATGGTGGTGGTGCCGTGCAGTGCCGGGACGCTTGCAAGGGTCGCCCACGGACACGCCGACACGCTGATCACGCGGGCGGCTCACGTGACCCTGAAAGAGCGGCGTCCGCTCGTCCTGGTGGTGCGAGAGGCGCCTTACTCGCGCCCGATGTTGATCAACATGCTTGCCGCGCACGACGCCGGCGCCGTCATCCTCCCCGCCGCGCCTGGGTTCTACCATCGCCCCGGTTCCCTGGTCGAGTTAGTTGGAGGGATCACGAGCCGCGCCCTCGACCGGCTCGGCATCGACAACGACCGCGCGCCGCGCTGGGGGAGCGACGATCCGTGA
- the ispD gene encoding 2-C-methyl-D-erythritol 4-phosphate cytidylyltransferase, translating to MTRVAALVPAAGSGVRLGRGPKAFVRLGDATLLEHAVAALRGAVDEVVVAVPAGAAAQARELVGRDVRVIEGAESRQATVRLLVTATRAETVLVHDAARPFLPRAALERVLAAAQETGAATAALRVHDTIVYVADGTPLPREGLRVIQTPQGFARELLVRAHESAAAAGVEATDDAALVRRLGVGVELVEGSPLLHKLTTPDDLKLGLALLELWRAERAVGS from the coding sequence GTGACCCGTGTTGCTGCGCTGGTCCCGGCGGCCGGGTCGGGCGTCCGGCTGGGGCGCGGCCCCAAGGCGTTCGTAAGACTGGGAGACGCGACCCTGCTCGAGCACGCCGTGGCGGCGCTTCGGGGCGCCGTCGACGAAGTGGTGGTGGCCGTGCCCGCCGGGGCGGCCGCGCAGGCGCGCGAGCTCGTTGGCCGCGACGTGCGGGTGATCGAGGGCGCCGAGTCCAGGCAAGCCACCGTTCGCCTGCTGGTGACGGCCACGCGGGCGGAGACGGTCTTGGTGCACGACGCCGCCCGGCCGTTCCTGCCCCGCGCCGCCCTGGAGCGGGTCTTGGCGGCCGCCCAAGAGACGGGGGCGGCCACCGCGGCCCTGAGGGTTCACGACACCATCGTCTACGTCGCCGACGGAACGCCCCTGCCCCGGGAGGGGCTGAGGGTGATCCAGACCCCGCAGGGGTTCGCACGGGAGCTGCTGGTGCGCGCCCACGAGTCGGCGGCGGCGGCGGGCGTCGAGGCCACCGACGACGCGGCGCTCGTGCGCCGGCTCGGCGTCGGAGTCGAGCTGGTAGAGGGCAGCCCACTGCTGCACAAGCTGACGACCCCGGACGACCTGAAGCTGGGCCTCGCCCTCCTCGAACTGTGGCGCGCGGAGCGAGCGGTCGGCTCGTGA
- a CDS encoding metallopeptidase family protein, with the protein MSFEEFQGLIAEMVDEIPAEFLRGLSGVHVLEEALVEPDYDDVYRMGEYLDPGVQDFLGPGEGLGRHVALYYGSFAALAASDPGFDWEDEAWETLTHELRHHVESLAGEDWLIQDDEFRAQDFPKRN; encoded by the coding sequence TTGAGCTTCGAGGAGTTCCAGGGGCTGATCGCCGAGATGGTCGACGAGATCCCGGCCGAGTTCCTCCGCGGCTTGAGCGGCGTCCACGTGCTCGAGGAGGCCCTCGTCGAACCCGACTACGACGACGTCTACCGGATGGGCGAGTACCTCGACCCCGGCGTCCAGGACTTCCTCGGGCCGGGTGAGGGCCTGGGGCGCCACGTCGCGCTCTATTACGGCTCCTTCGCCGCGCTGGCCGCCAGCGACCCGGGCTTCGACTGGGAGGACGAGGCTTGGGAGACGCTGACGCACGAGCTCAGGCATCACGTCGAGTCGTTGGCGGGCGAGGACTGGCTGATCCAAGACGACGAGTTCAGGGCGCAGGACTTCCCGAAACGCAACTGA